A region of Micromonospora sp. WMMD882 DNA encodes the following proteins:
- a CDS encoding S8 family serine peptidase, translating to MTPTRSARRLFTAGRRTLTTAVVAALVGGLVAPGAADAVPTAPASRTEAPGSTNEEPLAFEIDPGLPVPRLPLDPVGRLGTNREVGVLAGPDGSPAGLVLDEVLVRTADQAGLDAFLTRWGGQLLDSFPADGQGQDHLVRVDVDRADPANLVADLRAAEPDQSGRYRVGDERALRLLALAAAEWRAGTELVLDWLVEPAGIADGKVFEAPNIKKNVFDWSYMGSGNPMDTGVAKAWQLLQAKGKLTRQVKYLVLDGGFQTNPDLPAKVTLYTAEWGKPNPSNCTNDTPCPWHATDVALAGMGQVDNGYGAAGPAGPVVDELVAVRNGNDYWTKLRRLEKAAEATRPDVVNLSFGRDVTLGKAHARTWTDRRMKHVRDTGALIVSSSGNNGRNIDGDTLYVPCESVHVMCVGGVNTWDATVADKSNYGTSDVTTSVEIYGPMCVQLLRDPAQPGVNEAEARCGTSFAAPFVGGVAALVMAANPDLTSAQVRDILNETAHVGELGWHVTGSQRRINALAAVAKALGVKPSVSISMPHTKQQFTVGQSVDLWGTAIDFGGKDLPLTWTSNLDGPLGTGSMTFVPSLSAGTHVITAKATDSLGQTASATVTVTVVDSPATAAIISPPAGLSLVAGQPVSLVGISADPDTSGPVPDAQTSWTVRRGNEVVFQKSGHQAVLPAGTVVPGPYTVTFTAGGAVVQRAFLVTAAPAGQTRPTATITKPASTVKLSTVHAAPLPVAFTGTGADAEDGAVAGTRYRWTAYGDGGVKKVLCQGSAVPTGGPIDDIVLPKSCANLTGELAPLASATTVTTWSVWLEVFDSTGLVGVDSTLVEIEQLTP from the coding sequence GTGACACCCACCCGTTCCGCCCGCCGACTGTTCACCGCCGGACGCCGGACCCTGACCACCGCCGTCGTGGCGGCGCTGGTCGGCGGACTCGTCGCGCCCGGCGCGGCGGACGCCGTCCCGACGGCGCCCGCCAGCCGGACCGAGGCGCCCGGCAGCACGAACGAGGAGCCGCTGGCCTTCGAGATCGACCCGGGGCTGCCGGTACCCCGGCTGCCGCTCGACCCGGTGGGCCGGCTCGGCACGAACCGGGAGGTCGGCGTGCTGGCCGGGCCGGACGGGTCACCCGCCGGCCTGGTGCTCGACGAGGTGCTGGTGCGCACCGCCGACCAGGCCGGGCTGGACGCCTTTCTGACCCGCTGGGGCGGCCAGCTGCTCGACTCGTTCCCGGCCGACGGGCAGGGGCAGGACCACCTGGTCCGGGTGGACGTCGACCGCGCCGACCCGGCGAACCTGGTCGCCGACCTGCGGGCCGCCGAGCCGGACCAGTCCGGCCGGTACCGGGTCGGCGACGAGCGCGCGCTGCGGCTGCTCGCGTTGGCCGCCGCCGAGTGGCGGGCCGGGACCGAGTTGGTCCTCGACTGGCTGGTGGAGCCGGCCGGCATCGCCGACGGCAAGGTCTTCGAGGCACCCAACATCAAGAAGAACGTCTTCGACTGGTCGTACATGGGGTCGGGCAACCCGATGGACACCGGCGTGGCCAAGGCCTGGCAACTGCTCCAGGCCAAGGGCAAGCTGACCCGGCAGGTGAAGTACCTGGTGCTGGACGGTGGGTTCCAGACCAACCCGGACCTCCCCGCCAAGGTGACGCTGTACACGGCCGAGTGGGGCAAACCCAACCCCAGCAACTGCACCAACGACACGCCCTGCCCGTGGCACGCCACCGACGTGGCGCTCGCCGGGATGGGTCAGGTCGACAACGGCTACGGCGCCGCCGGTCCGGCCGGGCCGGTGGTCGACGAGCTGGTGGCGGTCCGCAACGGCAACGACTACTGGACGAAGCTGCGCCGGCTGGAGAAGGCCGCCGAGGCGACCCGCCCGGACGTGGTGAACCTCAGCTTCGGCCGGGACGTGACCCTCGGCAAGGCCCATGCCCGCACCTGGACCGACCGGCGGATGAAGCACGTCCGGGACACCGGGGCGCTGATCGTGTCGTCGTCCGGCAACAACGGCAGGAACATCGACGGCGACACGCTCTACGTGCCCTGCGAGAGCGTCCACGTGATGTGCGTGGGCGGTGTGAACACGTGGGACGCGACGGTGGCGGACAAGTCGAACTACGGCACCAGTGACGTGACCACCTCGGTGGAGATCTACGGCCCGATGTGCGTCCAGCTTCTCCGCGACCCGGCCCAGCCGGGCGTCAACGAGGCGGAGGCGCGGTGCGGCACCAGTTTCGCCGCGCCGTTCGTGGGCGGGGTCGCCGCCCTGGTGATGGCCGCCAACCCGGACCTGACCTCCGCCCAGGTCCGCGACATCCTCAACGAGACCGCGCACGTCGGCGAGCTGGGCTGGCATGTGACCGGCAGCCAGCGCCGGATCAACGCCCTGGCCGCGGTCGCCAAGGCGCTGGGCGTGAAGCCCTCGGTGAGCATCAGCATGCCGCACACCAAACAACAGTTCACCGTGGGCCAGTCGGTGGACCTGTGGGGCACCGCCATCGACTTCGGCGGCAAGGACCTGCCGCTGACCTGGACCAGCAACCTCGACGGACCGCTGGGCACCGGGTCGATGACGTTCGTGCCGTCGCTGTCGGCCGGCACCCACGTCATCACCGCCAAGGCCACCGACAGCCTCGGGCAGACCGCCTCGGCGACGGTCACCGTCACGGTGGTGGACAGCCCGGCGACCGCCGCCATCATCTCGCCGCCGGCCGGGCTCAGCCTCGTCGCGGGGCAGCCGGTCAGTCTGGTCGGCATCTCCGCCGACCCCGACACGTCCGGGCCGGTGCCGGACGCGCAGACGTCCTGGACGGTCCGGCGGGGCAACGAGGTGGTCTTCCAGAAGAGCGGCCACCAGGCCGTCCTGCCGGCGGGCACGGTCGTCCCGGGCCCGTACACGGTGACGTTCACGGCGGGCGGAGCGGTCGTGCAGCGCGCCTTCCTGGTCACCGCGGCGCCGGCCGGGCAGACCCGGCCGACCGCCACGATCACCAAGCCGGCGTCGACGGTGAAGCTGTCGACGGTCCACGCCGCGCCGCTGCCGGTCGCGTTCACCGGGACCGGCGCCGACGCCGAGGACGGCGCGGTGGCCGGCACCCGCTACCGGTGGACCGCGTACGGCGACGGCGGGGTCAAGAAGGTGCTCTGCCAGGGCAGCGCGGTGCCCACCGGTGGCCCGATCGACGACATCGTGCTCCCGAAGAGCTGCGCGAACCTCACCGGCGAGCTGGCCCCGCTGGCCAGCGCGACCACCGTCACCACCTGGTCGGTGTGGCTGGAGGTGTTCGACTCGACCGGGCTGGTCGGCGTGGACTCCACGCTGGTCGAGATCGAGCAACTCACGCCCTGA